One Megalops cyprinoides isolate fMegCyp1 chromosome 4, fMegCyp1.pri, whole genome shotgun sequence genomic window carries:
- the LOC118776588 gene encoding eukaryotic translation initiation factor 4E-binding protein 1-like yields MSTGCQKTTSRAIPTTRRVIINDAEHMPHDYSTTPGGTLFSTTPGGTRIIYDRKFLLDCRSSPVARTPPRCLPDIPGVTSPPSAHINNDKANPPEQVLNNNCNAPTDKSAGDDAQFEMDI; encoded by the exons ATGTCTACCGGTTGTCAAAAAACCACCAGCAGGGCAATCCCGACTACTAGACGGGTGATTATAAACGACGCGGAGCACATGCCGCACGATTACTCTACAACTCCAGGCGGAACACTGTTTAGCACGACCCCCGGAG GCACCAGGATCATCTATGACCGCAAATTCCTGCTGGATTGTCGCAGTTCCCCCGTAGCCAGGACACCTCCCCGCTGTCTCCCTGACATTCCAGGGGTAACCAGCCCCCCCTCTGCCCATATCAACAATGACAAGGCCAATCCCCCAGAACAGGTTCTGAATAACAATTGTAATGCCCCCACCGACAAGTCTGCTG GGGACGATGCACAGTTTGAAATGGATATCTAA
- the LOC118776804 gene encoding N-acetyllactosaminide beta-1,3-N-acetylglucosaminyltransferase 4-like codes for MKVEAMKFFKPSINFYMWCSILMFFVFSCLLLSKMDVSHSSSTNSMSRLARSSRDFWDMDLTVQPSPPPPQLLVASHECFLYNSPLNISKHLPEAHRTFLRYKHCRSFPRLLKPRPCDDNLFLLMVIKSTAAQVDRRAALRTTWGQEGVIRGKKVKLVFLLGKSQDLVKGYPLQRLLEYENRQFGDILQWDFVDSFFNLTLKEIHFLSWFREECQTAQFVLKGDDDVFIHTGNMVEFLEDRNPSDHLFAGDIIYRAKPQREPKNKYFIPEEMYPQSQYPPYAGGGGYLMSRQTVVGLDRAAQDTDLFPIDDVFVGMCLQKMKVKVMFHNGFRTFGLRQRLIPFNPCFYRDLMLVHKLSPTEMWTMWSLVNDQHSICNRSVRL; via the exons ATGAAAGTAGA AGCCATGAAGTTCTTCAAACCAAGTATCAACTTCTATATGTGGTGCTCCATCCTGatgttctttgtgttttcctgCCTCCTCTTAAGCAAAATGGATGTCAGCCATTCTTCGTCCACAAACAGCATGAGCAGATTGGCACGCAGCAGCCGTGATTTTTGGGACATGGACCTCACAGTCCAGCCAagccctcctccaccccagcTGCTTGTTGCCAGCCATGAGTGCTTCCTTTATAATAGCCCCTTGAACATTTCTAAGCACCTCCCTGAGGCTCACCGCACCTTCCTCAGGTACAAGCACTGCCGGTCCTTCCCCAGACTACTGAAGCCCAGGCCCTGCGATGATAACCTGTTTCTCTTGATGGTCATCAAGTCCACTGCCGCCCAAGTGGACCGAAGGGCTGCCCTGCGTACTACATGGGGTCAGGAGGGAGTCATCAGAGGCAAGAAGGTGAAGCTGGTGTTCCTTTTGGGCAAGTCCCAGGATTTGGTGAAGGGGTATCCCCTGCAGCGGCTCCTGGAGTATGAGAACAGGCAGTTTGGTGACATCCTGCAATGGGACTTTGTGGACAGTTTCTTCAATCTGACTTTGAAGGAGATCCACTTCCTCAGCTGGTTCAGAGAGGAGTGCCAGACGGCCCAGTTTGTGTTGAAGGGAGATGATGATGTCTTCATTCACACAGGCAATATGGTGGAGTTTCTCGAGGACCGTAACCCTTCAGACCACCTGTTCGCCGGTGACATTATTTACCGAGCCAAACCACAACGTgaacccaaaaataaatacttcatCCCAGAGGAGATGTACCCTCAAAGTCAGTACCCACCATACGCAGGAGGGGGCGGCTACCTGATGTCCCGCCAGACGGTGGTAGGTCTGGACCGTGCAGCCCAAGATACAGACCTGTTCCCCATCGATGATGTTTTTGTGGGCATGTGCCTACAGAAGATGAAAGTCAAAGTGATGTTCCATAATGGTTTCAGAACCTTCGGTCTGCGGCAACGCCTCATCCCCTTCAACCCCTGCTTCTACAGGGACCTCATGCTGGTGCATAAACTCAGCCCCACAGAGATGTGGACCATGTGGTCTCTTGTGAATGACCAACACTCGATCTGCAACAGATCTGTCAGATTGTAA